Proteins from one Rhinopithecus roxellana isolate Shanxi Qingling chromosome 18, ASM756505v1, whole genome shotgun sequence genomic window:
- the TSC22D1 gene encoding TSC22 domain family protein 1 isoform X5, translated as MDLVKSHLMYAVREEVEVLKEQIKELIEKNSQLEQENNLLKTLASPEQLAQFQAQLQTGSPPATTQPQGTTQPPAQPASQGSGPTA; from the exons ATG GATCTAGTGAAAAGCCATTTGATGTATGCGGTCAGAGAAGAAGTGGAGGTCCTCAAAGAGCAAATCAAAGAACTAATAGAGAAAAATTCCCAGCTGGAGCAGGAGAACAATCTGCTGAAGACACTGGCCAGTCCTGAGCAGCTTGCCCAGTTTCAGGCACAGCTGCAGACTGGCTCCCCACCTGCCACCACCCAGCCACAGGGCACCACACAGCCCCCCGCCCAGCCAGCATCGCAGGGCTCAGGACCAACCGCATAG
- the TSC22D1 gene encoding TSC22 domain family protein 1 isoform X4, whose protein sequence is MKSQWCRPVAMDLGVYQLRHFSISFLSSLLGTENASVRLDNSSSGASVVAIDNKIEQAMDLVKSHLMYAVREEVEVLKEQIKELIEKNSQLEQENNLLKTLASPEQLAQFQAQLQTGSPPATTQPQGTTQPPAQPASQGSGPTA, encoded by the exons ATGAAATCCCAATGGTGTAGACCAGTGGCGATGGATCTAGGAGTTTACCAACTGagacatttttcaatttctttcttgtcATCCTTGCTGGGGACTGAAAACGCTTCTGTGAGACTTGATAATAG CTCCTCTGGTGCAAGTGTGGTAGCTATTGACAACAAAATCGAGCAAGCTATG GATCTAGTGAAAAGCCATTTGATGTATGCGGTCAGAGAAGAAGTGGAGGTCCTCAAAGAGCAAATCAAAGAACTAATAGAGAAAAATTCCCAGCTGGAGCAGGAGAACAATCTGCTGAAGACACTGGCCAGTCCTGAGCAGCTTGCCCAGTTTCAGGCACAGCTGCAGACTGGCTCCCCACCTGCCACCACCCAGCCACAGGGCACCACACAGCCCCCCGCCCAGCCAGCATCGCAGGGCTCAGGACCAACCGCATAG